From the genome of Cynocephalus volans isolate mCynVol1 chromosome 15, mCynVol1.pri, whole genome shotgun sequence:
CCAGGACAAGGAGCGTAGATTTTAATTGATGGTAATTTCAGAGCTGCTGACGTATTTTGAGCAGAGTTATGAAGAAAGGCAATTTGGTGATAGCTTGTAGATGGATTTGGACAAGATGAGTTTTTAGAGACAGTAATTTGTTGGTGTCACTTAGAAAAGGCAGATAAAAAAGGTGTTAGTAGAATTTGGCAACTAATTGGCAAAGTTTAAGGGTGTGGGGCAGGAGTACCATTAAAAGATTAATAATGGTACCTttgactaaaattagaaatttagtcAAGGAAAAGGTGGTTCTGGCTTAAGGAGAGTTACATTTTAGAACTTTTGAGTTTTGCAGTTGCAATGTAGGAGTGTAACTAGAATATTTGGATGTCATTCCCGTAGTTGAAACCTTGGATAATAATGTGTTTATTGTAATGTCACTTAAACTATATGTGTTTCTGTAAGAGCACAAATAAAGATGGTGTCAGATGCACATAGTCAGACTGTTTACATTGGTTAGATATGGAGTGGAGGAGGGGTGGatttattaccattttttaaacaatgttttggtttttttaatgtttctgtaaTTTGAAGGACATTAAAAAGGGCTGACTATTTGAATAAATAGATTTGGTAATGTACAGGAAAAAGGGAACTTGGAGAATGCTCAAATTTGAGGAGCAGgaggctggccatttagctcaggtggttagagtgcagccttacaaaCAGCAAGGTCATGGGTTAGGATCCCAGTACaggccaaccacaaaaaaaaaaaaaaaaaaaaaaaaatttgagcagGAAAAAATAAGAGCTGGCACGAGTTTACACTttgagaaaaaggaggaattagGTGGAAGTATAAAACTTAAACTTGATTTCCtaaagaattctttaaaaaaacagaattctaAGACTTAATAGGaacaaatattttccattttggttatttttaattcttaatgtttgggattattttaaatatttttaactattatGAAATTATAAAGGACATGTTTCTTTTGAGCTCTAAAGCTTGTGAAAATGTATGTATCACTACAAATTTGTCTTGAAGATAGTTTACTAATTTGGTGCCTGCACATACTGTATAGTGTCACTTGAATTACTTTGGAAATTAGATAATACGggatgagatttttaaaataatctaatgtGTGGTCTGTCGTCTTGAACTTTGACTTTACAAAACCTTTATTGACCTTTAATCCTGAATTGTCTTGAGGCTTAATATTCataactttgaaaatattcttatttcctttaaGGAAGGAAGAATGTTATAACTATTAATGggaaaacattctttaaaatatttcattcaaatgacctttcatttctcttcttttttttttaggtatgtTTGTATCCAGTATTGTTCTGATCTTGTCACAGCGATCACTTTTCAAGTTTTACATGTACAGCTCTGCCTTTCTGTTAGCTGCAACTTCAGTGTTGGTGAATTATTATGCTTCTTTGCACATTGACTTCTATGGTGCTTACAACACATCAGCTTTTGGAATTGAGCTGCTTCCTCGGAAAGGGCCCTCGCTATGGATGGCACTCATCGTTCTACAGCTAACATTTGGAATTGGGTACATTACACTACTCCAGATTCATTCCATCTATTCACAATTAATTATTTTGGATCTCTTGGTTCCTGTAATAGGCTTAATCACAGAGCTACCATTACACATCAGAGAGACTTTAGTTTTTACTTCTTCCTTGATTCTCATATTAAATACAGTGCTTGTCTTGGCAGTGAAACTTAAGTGGTTTTATTATTCCACACGGTATGTTTATCTTTTAGTGAGGCACATGTATCGAATTTATGGATTACAGTTATTGATGGAGGACACATGGAAGAGAATTCGTTTCCCAGATATACTGCGAGTCTTTTGGCTAACAAGAATTACAGCTCAGGCTACAGTgttaatatacattttaagaaTGGCAAATGAAACggattccttctttatttcttgggATGATTTCTGGGACCTCATTCGCAATCTTATAATTAGTGGATGTGATTCTACACTAACTGTACTGGGCATGAGTGCTGTAATTTCCTCAATAGCCCATTATTTGGGGCTTGGAATATTGGCCTTTATTGGATCAACTGAAGAAGATGACAGGAGGCTTGGCTTTGTAgcacctgttttattttttattttggctctTCAGACTGGTTTAAGTGGGCTAAGTCCAGAAGAGAGACTTATTCGCTTAAGTAGAAACATGTGCCTTTTATTAACTGCAGTCCTGCATTTCATCCATGGAATGACAGACCCTGTATTAATGTCTCTTAGTGCCTCTCATGTGTCCTCTTTTCGTAGACATTTCCCTGTGCTGTTTGTCTCTGCTTGCCTGTTTATTCTTCCTGTTTTACTCAGCTATGTTCTTTGGCATCACTATGCACTAAATACATGGTTGTTTGCAGTTACAGCCTTTTGTGTAGAACTCTGCTTAAAAGTAATTGTTTCTCTAA
Proteins encoded in this window:
- the RNF139 gene encoding E3 ubiquitin-protein ligase RNF139 codes for the protein MAAVGPPQQQVRMARQQVWAALEVALRVPCLYIIDAIFNSYYDPTQSPLCIVLQIFLRLLGMFVSSIVLILSQRSLFKFYMYSSAFLLAATSVLVNYYASLHIDFYGAYNTSAFGIELLPRKGPSLWMALIVLQLTFGIGYITLLQIHSIYSQLIILDLLVPVIGLITELPLHIRETLVFTSSLILILNTVLVLAVKLKWFYYSTRYVYLLVRHMYRIYGLQLLMEDTWKRIRFPDILRVFWLTRITAQATVLIYILRMANETDSFFISWDDFWDLIRNLIISGCDSTLTVLGMSAVISSIAHYLGLGILAFIGSTEEDDRRLGFVAPVLFFILALQTGLSGLSPEERLIRLSRNMCLLLTAVLHFIHGMTDPVLMSLSASHVSSFRRHFPVLFVSACLFILPVLLSYVLWHHYALNTWLFAVTAFCVELCLKVIVSLTVYTLFMIDGYYNVLWEKLDDYVYYVRSTGNIIEFIFGVVMFGNGAYTMMFESGSKIRALMMCLHAYFNIYLQAKNGWKTFMNRRTAVKKINSLPEIKGSRLQEIDDVCAICYHEFTTSARITPCNHYFHALCLRKWLYIQDTCPMCHQKVYNEDDIKDNSNISNNNGFIAPNENPEEAIGEAAAESDRELNEDDSTDCDDDVQRERNGVIQHTGTAAEEFNDDSD